One genomic window of Methanosalsum zhilinae DSM 4017 includes the following:
- the pyrH gene encoding UMP kinase, which yields MLVVISIGGSILARDLNPERFAQYADALERISQEHEVVVVTGGGAAAREYIKAAREIGANEVVCDYVGIEITRLNAHLLIASLGKEAYPQPPSTYREAENALSSGKIVVMGGVIPGQTTDAVSAILAEYLGADLLVIATSVDGVYSSDPGTDPGAVRFEKMTAKELIEVVMSVEMKAGSKSPVDPLAAKMIERCNIETIVMDAKDPRNLIDVIFQRNLKTEPLDRIQKGTIIIG from the coding sequence ATGCTAGTTGTAATATCTATTGGAGGATCAATACTTGCCAGGGATTTGAACCCTGAAAGATTTGCACAGTATGCAGACGCCCTTGAAAGAATTTCCCAGGAACATGAGGTAGTGGTGGTAACAGGAGGAGGGGCTGCTGCCAGAGAATATATTAAAGCTGCAAGGGAGATCGGTGCAAACGAGGTGGTATGCGATTATGTAGGAATAGAGATTACCCGCCTTAATGCTCATCTGCTGATAGCATCACTAGGAAAAGAGGCATATCCACAGCCACCCAGTACATATAGGGAAGCAGAGAATGCACTTTCTTCCGGAAAAATAGTTGTCATGGGAGGTGTGATCCCCGGCCAGACCACTGATGCGGTATCTGCCATTCTTGCAGAATATCTGGGGGCTGATCTGCTTGTAATTGCCACCTCTGTGGACGGAGTATATTCAAGTGATCCTGGAACAGATCCTGGTGCTGTCAGGTTTGAAAAAATGACTGCAAAAGAACTGATAGAGGTGGTCATGTCCGTAGAGATGAAGGCAGGATCAAAATCCCCTGTAGACCCCCTGGCAGCAAAAATGATTGAGAGATGTAATATAGAAACTATTGTGATGGATGCAAAGGATCCCCGGAACCTGATAGACGTGATTTTCCAGAGAAATCTGAAAACGGAACCATTGGATCGTATCCAGAAAGGGACCATTATCATAGGGTGA
- a CDS encoding ribose 1,5-bisphosphate isomerase yields MHRRIFDTAEKIQTMEIRGAGRIAVAAASAIRDYAAELQADSMEEFSRKIQEAADVLINTRPTAVSLPNAVRIASSHSSGSVEESRAEIIENAENFIKQAQEALGRIGEIGARRIRDSDVVLTHCNSHAALAAIKKAFDQGKNISVIATESRPRKQGLLTIKELNDYGIPATLIVDSAVRSVIKDVDIVIVGADAIAVNGTLVNKIGTSQIALMAHEARVNFLVAAETYKFSPDTILGQLIDIEERSKDEVIDPGVLKDMENVTVKNPAFDFTPAEYIDLIITEIGAIPPGMAYTIIKEHLGWKLADLR; encoded by the coding sequence ATGCATAGAAGAATATTTGATACTGCAGAGAAGATCCAGACCATGGAGATAAGGGGTGCAGGAAGAATCGCAGTTGCTGCAGCATCTGCTATAAGAGACTATGCTGCTGAATTGCAGGCAGATTCGATGGAAGAGTTCAGCAGAAAGATTCAGGAAGCAGCAGATGTCCTGATAAACACCCGTCCAACGGCAGTTTCACTACCAAATGCAGTGAGAATTGCCAGTTCGCATTCATCCGGCTCAGTGGAGGAATCCAGGGCTGAAATTATTGAAAATGCTGAAAATTTTATTAAGCAGGCACAGGAAGCCCTTGGTAGAATTGGTGAGATTGGCGCCCGCAGGATAAGGGACTCGGATGTAGTATTGACACACTGCAATTCCCATGCCGCACTGGCTGCCATAAAAAAGGCCTTTGATCAGGGTAAGAATATATCTGTAATTGCAACCGAATCCCGGCCAAGAAAACAGGGTCTTCTGACAATAAAGGAATTGAATGATTATGGCATTCCTGCCACTCTTATTGTTGATTCTGCAGTCCGGTCTGTCATAAAGGATGTGGATATTGTAATAGTGGGTGCAGATGCTATTGCTGTTAACGGTACTCTTGTGAACAAGATCGGGACGTCCCAGATTGCACTCATGGCCCATGAGGCAAGGGTCAATTTTTTAGTTGCTGCAGAGACCTATAAGTTCAGTCCAGATACAATACTGGGTCAGCTGATTGATATTGAAGAACGATCAAAAGATGAGGTCATTGATCCTGGGGTACTAAAAGATATGGAAAATGTAACTGTAAAAAATCCGGCATTTGACTTTACACCAGCTGAATATATTGATCTTATAATAACCGAGATCGGAGCAATTCCCCCGGGAATGGCATATACCATCATAAAAGAGCATCTTGGATGGAAACTGGCTGATCTCAGGTAA
- a CDS encoding NAD-dependent succinate-semialdehyde dehydrogenase, protein MATIASINPATEEIYKEFEMFSTDHTSRCIEKATCAFKEWRNTDIVLRSEHLSNTARVLRKGKNELASVITEEMGKPIKQSVREIEKCASTFEYFANEAENLLQPIEHGAGAKKSYIRPEPLGPLLCIKPWNFPFWQVLSFASYALMSANVVLLKHSSYVPMCAQKIEDVFLDAGVPEGVFQTLMIDGKCASSLIGRDEIRGVSFTGSTLTGEKVAEKAGRHMKKAVLELGGSDPFIVLEGSDIEMAASTAASARFLNCGQVCISAKRIIVQESIADDFIPLFAEHTEKMKIGDPMDSSTDIGPLASKQQVETLDVQVNDALDHGANVVLEGGKMDGDGYFYSPVILTDITRDMKVYREETFGPVAPIITVNDESEAIQTANDSDFGLGATLWCSDDEKAMKLAGEIESGMVGINGFFRPEPSMPFGGTKKSGIGRELSSFGMYEFMNLKSVKLY, encoded by the coding sequence ATGGCAACCATAGCTTCAATCAATCCTGCAACAGAAGAAATATACAAAGAATTTGAGATGTTCAGTACAGATCACACATCCAGATGCATAGAAAAGGCTACCTGTGCATTCAAGGAATGGAGAAATACAGACATTGTACTCAGATCTGAACATCTCAGCAACACAGCCCGGGTACTGAGAAAAGGAAAGAATGAACTTGCATCTGTTATCACAGAAGAGATGGGCAAGCCTATCAAACAATCAGTTCGAGAAATTGAGAAATGTGCATCTACCTTTGAATATTTTGCAAATGAAGCAGAGAATCTCCTACAGCCCATTGAGCATGGAGCGGGTGCAAAAAAATCATATATAAGGCCTGAGCCTCTGGGACCCCTTCTCTGTATCAAGCCATGGAATTTTCCTTTCTGGCAGGTGCTCAGTTTTGCATCGTATGCACTGATGAGTGCAAACGTGGTTCTGTTAAAGCATTCAAGTTATGTACCCATGTGTGCACAGAAGATAGAGGATGTATTTCTGGATGCAGGAGTGCCTGAGGGAGTATTTCAAACCCTTATGATCGATGGAAAATGTGCATCTTCCCTCATAGGCCGGGATGAAATCAGAGGAGTTTCATTTACTGGAAGCACGCTCACAGGTGAGAAAGTTGCTGAAAAAGCAGGACGACATATGAAAAAAGCAGTTCTTGAACTTGGAGGAAGCGATCCATTCATTGTGCTTGAAGGCTCAGATATTGAAATGGCTGCAAGTACCGCTGCATCTGCCAGGTTTCTCAACTGTGGCCAGGTCTGCATATCAGCCAAAAGAATAATTGTCCAGGAGAGCATAGCAGACGATTTTATTCCTCTTTTTGCAGAACACACAGAAAAAATGAAAATTGGAGATCCAATGGACAGCAGTACAGATATTGGACCACTTGCATCCAAACAGCAGGTTGAGACACTGGATGTGCAGGTCAATGATGCACTTGACCATGGTGCAAATGTAGTGCTTGAAGGTGGAAAGATGGACGGAGATGGATATTTCTATTCACCTGTAATCCTTACAGACATTACCAGGGATATGAAGGTGTACAGGGAAGAAACATTCGGACCGGTGGCTCCCATCATCACAGTAAATGACGAATCTGAGGCCATACAGACTGCAAATGATAGTGATTTTGGTCTGGGTGCAACCCTCTGGTGCAGTGATGATGAAAAGGCAATGAAGCTGGCGGGTGAAATAGAGTCGGGAATGGTAGGAATTAACGGCTTTTTCAGACCAGAGCCTTCAATGCCATTTGGAGGGACCAAGAAGAGCGGAATTGGCCGGGAATTATCCAGCTTTGGCATGTATGAATTCATGAATCTCAAATCAGTGAAGCTGTACTGA
- a CDS encoding ABC transporter permease subunit, whose protein sequence is MVLRALLPIIKNTYIGLLNVDPLLIDYGRGIGLTKWQINRYIKLPNAYPAIFAGIKFSAILANSIAVLTALIGSGGLGEIIFEGLIGYNTQMVVAGAVPAVVLAIFIDHSFTLLERKLTPQNIKYLDTG, encoded by the coding sequence ATAGTTCTAAGAGCACTGCTGCCGATCATTAAGAACACTTATATTGGACTGCTCAATGTCGACCCTCTCCTGATAGATTATGGCCGGGGAATAGGACTTACAAAATGGCAGATTAATCGATATATCAAGCTTCCCAATGCATATCCTGCGATATTTGCCGGAATAAAGTTTTCAGCGATACTGGCAAACAGCATTGCAGTACTTACCGCCCTTATAGGCAGTGGAGGGCTTGGAGAGATCATATTTGAAGGACTTATCGGATACAATACACAGATGGTTGTTGCAGGTGCAGTACCTGCAGTTGTGCTTGCAATATTTATAGACCATTCATTTACCCTTCTTGAGAGAAAACTGACCCCACAGAATATCAAATATCTTGATACCGGCTGA
- a CDS encoding class I SAM-dependent methyltransferase — protein sequence MKKMEQIIAETVSSDMAHLIPARFDVLGDIAVVQIPPDIGPYKRAIAEAIVENRRDINVVLNKITKLTGDSRTASFECLLGNRFTTDYREYGYVYRIDLANAFFNSRLSYERQRIQSQVKTDEMVVVPFSGVGPFAIPAAKKATVVAVDSNHRACRLLKYNSRINSVEDNLSIVHSDACSIRSMFSQDFDRAIVPAPYGMDRFLKIISDCIKKGGMIHFYTFKKEHQIPELIHTYHRSGLDVRFYRRCGNVAPGVSRWALDLIKT from the coding sequence ATGAAAAAAATGGAACAGATAATAGCAGAAACAGTGTCATCAGATATGGCACACCTCATCCCTGCAAGATTTGATGTGCTGGGAGATATTGCAGTTGTCCAGATACCACCTGATATTGGACCATACAAAAGAGCTATTGCAGAAGCTATAGTTGAAAATCGCAGGGACATCAATGTTGTACTGAACAAGATTACAAAACTTACCGGTGACAGCAGAACAGCGTCTTTTGAATGTCTGCTTGGAAACAGGTTCACAACTGATTACCGTGAGTATGGATATGTATACAGGATCGACCTGGCAAATGCATTTTTTAACAGCCGTCTATCCTATGAAAGACAGAGAATACAATCTCAGGTAAAGACAGATGAGATGGTCGTTGTACCTTTTAGTGGGGTGGGTCCTTTTGCTATACCTGCTGCAAAAAAAGCAACTGTGGTTGCAGTTGATAGTAATCACAGAGCCTGCAGACTTTTGAAATACAATTCCAGGATAAACAGTGTTGAAGATAATTTATCAATTGTACATTCCGATGCATGCTCTATCAGAAGCATGTTCTCTCAGGATTTTGACAGGGCAATAGTGCCTGCACCCTATGGAATGGATCGATTCCTGAAAATAATTTCCGATTGCATCAAAAAGGGAGGTATGATACATTTCTATACATTTAAAAAGGAGCATCAGATACCGGAACTGATACACACATATCACCGGTCAGGGCTGGATGTCCGATTTTACAGGCGGTGCGGGAATGTAGCACCAGGTGTTAGCCGCTGGGCACTTGATCTGATAAAAACATAG
- a CDS encoding D-aminoacyl-tRNA deacylase, with the protein MTESKLKNRKITIICSAGDPASQNIMKGLLSMYNWNQIDRKIDGFSKVFEHGNFRIVEIESHHIYQDGIDRKLISFGLDPLMIIFASRHSSRDGRKLLTAHISGNTAEAELGGRSREVAMAAPVAMRNILRSMRELSKEIDYDVSMESTHHGPTDICTPSLYAEIGSTSIQWTDPVAGRIVASSILSLDNPLQEEVPVAIGFGGGHYSARQSMLIFNADIAFGHSFPNYQLSGMDAEIIQHAIERTDPDFAYFDRKAMPSEERSRIEKIINQLGLEVIRESEIQQIKGISWSTYSEIRSTVNRIYPGATPVISRCLQEFLSSSKCTCNTSIRSTELSRDLIQEVDSVDRNCLKDFFEEYPLIYAEKTDGTLANRIFSIQGDGILQDAAGKYIDKCIQILKKHYEIEYNFDDNILYIKKNRFSPQLAREQGVSPGPMFGKLANGQNVRINGKTIKPEMVYQSYKKEIKL; encoded by the coding sequence ATGACAGAATCAAAACTGAAGAATAGGAAGATCACAATTATATGTTCTGCAGGTGACCCGGCAAGCCAGAACATTATGAAGGGCCTGCTTTCAATGTATAACTGGAATCAGATTGACAGGAAGATCGATGGTTTTAGCAAAGTATTTGAACACGGGAATTTCAGGATCGTGGAGATTGAATCCCATCATATCTACCAGGACGGAATTGATCGCAAGCTTATCTCCTTTGGGCTGGATCCTCTAATGATAATCTTTGCTTCAAGACACAGCAGCAGAGATGGAAGAAAACTGCTTACAGCCCATATCAGCGGAAATACAGCAGAGGCTGAACTTGGTGGCAGATCCCGGGAAGTTGCAATGGCCGCACCTGTTGCCATGAGAAATATCCTGAGATCCATGAGGGAACTCAGTAAAGAGATTGATTACGATGTCTCAATGGAATCCACACATCATGGACCAACTGACATCTGCACACCTTCCCTGTATGCAGAGATTGGGAGCACCAGCATCCAGTGGACAGATCCTGTTGCAGGTAGGATAGTAGCCAGTTCTATCCTGTCTCTGGACAATCCATTACAGGAGGAAGTACCTGTTGCAATTGGATTTGGAGGAGGGCATTATTCAGCCAGGCAGTCCATGCTCATATTCAATGCAGATATAGCATTTGGACATAGTTTCCCAAACTACCAGCTATCTGGAATGGATGCTGAGATCATACAGCATGCAATTGAAAGAACAGATCCTGACTTTGCCTATTTTGACAGGAAAGCAATGCCTTCAGAAGAAAGAAGCAGAATAGAAAAAATAATCAACCAGCTCGGTCTTGAGGTGATCAGGGAAAGTGAGATCCAGCAGATAAAGGGGATTTCCTGGAGTACATATTCAGAGATTCGCAGTACGGTGAACAGGATATATCCAGGTGCCACACCTGTGATCAGCAGATGCCTTCAGGAATTCCTGTCATCATCAAAGTGTACATGTAACACCAGTATCCGATCTACAGAACTCAGCAGAGACCTCATCCAGGAAGTAGATTCTGTTGACAGGAATTGTTTAAAGGATTTTTTTGAAGAATACCCGCTGATATATGCAGAGAAGACCGATGGTACACTGGCAAATCGTATTTTCAGTATTCAAGGTGATGGCATTCTACAGGATGCAGCCGGGAAATATATAGATAAATGCATTCAAATACTAAAAAAACATTATGAAATTGAATATAATTTCGATGATAATATATTATACATTAAAAAGAATAGGTTCAGTCCGCAACTTGCCAGAGAACAGGGCGTATCTCCAGGTCCAATGTTCGGGAAACTGGCAAACGGTCAAAATGTCAGAATAAATGGAAAAACTATAAAACCCGAAATGGTTTATCAATCTTATAAAAAGGAAATTAAACTGTAG
- the ftsZ gene encoding cell division protein FtsZ, producing the protein MKSIVEEALARSAQERNYTLDDEEADINAELEKMLHELQTSIKVIGCGGGGSNSIQRMKDEGIRGAELIALNTDAQHLLNVTADRKILIGKKKTRGLGAGSLPQIGEDAALESVDELRKVVTGDMVFITTGLGGGTGTGSAPIVADAARDAGALTIAVVTLPFGVEGHVRRTNAEAGLERLREVADTVIVVPNDKLLEVVPRLPLQAAFKVSDEVLMRAVKGITELITKPGLVNLDFADVRTVMQNGGVAMIGLGEADGENKAAESVQKALRSPLLDVDISGATSALVNVIGGPDMTIAEAETVVQEVYSRIDPSARLIWGAQVDPELDQTVRTMIVVTGVKSPQIYGEGSAKNVTRRYGIDFVK; encoded by the coding sequence ATGAAGTCCATTGTAGAAGAAGCATTGGCACGGTCCGCACAGGAGAGGAATTATACCTTGGACGATGAAGAGGCCGATATCAATGCAGAACTTGAAAAGATGTTACATGAACTGCAGACGTCAATAAAAGTCATAGGATGTGGCGGTGGCGGTTCAAACAGCATCCAGCGAATGAAAGATGAAGGAATAAGGGGTGCTGAGCTTATTGCACTCAATACCGATGCACAGCACCTGCTCAATGTCACAGCTGACAGGAAGATCCTCATTGGAAAAAAGAAAACAAGAGGACTTGGAGCAGGCAGTCTTCCCCAGATCGGAGAAGATGCGGCCCTAGAGAGTGTGGATGAGCTGCGCAAGGTTGTAACTGGAGATATGGTGTTCATTACCACCGGTCTTGGTGGAGGAACAGGTACCGGATCTGCACCAATTGTTGCAGACGCTGCAAGGGATGCAGGGGCCCTCACAATTGCAGTTGTGACCCTGCCCTTTGGTGTAGAGGGACATGTGAGGCGTACCAATGCAGAAGCAGGGCTGGAAAGATTAAGAGAGGTTGCAGATACTGTAATTGTCGTTCCAAATGATAAGCTTCTGGAAGTTGTTCCAAGACTTCCATTGCAAGCCGCTTTCAAGGTCTCTGATGAGGTACTTATGAGGGCTGTCAAGGGAATCACTGAACTTATTACAAAGCCAGGTCTTGTAAATCTGGATTTTGCTGATGTGAGAACTGTTATGCAAAACGGCGGTGTTGCAATGATCGGACTTGGTGAAGCAGATGGTGAGAACAAGGCAGCCGAATCCGTTCAAAAGGCATTGAGAAGTCCATTGCTCGATGTGGACATCTCAGGTGCAACCTCTGCACTGGTAAATGTGATCGGCGGTCCTGATATGACAATTGCAGAAGCTGAGACTGTTGTTCAGGAAGTGTACAGCCGTATTGATCCAAGTGCCAGACTCATATGGGGAGCACAGGTGGATCCGGAACTTGATCAGACAGTACGTACAATGATCGTGGTAACCGGTGTGAAATCACCACAGATATATGGAGAGGGAAGTGCCAAGAACGTTACCAGAAGATATGGTATAGATTTCGTTAAATAA
- a CDS encoding protein translocase SEC61 complex subunit gamma, translated as MANGTFQSDKSKKGIIQSLKTYLRVLKLTKKPSREEFLMISKIAAIGILVVGTIGFIIYLLLTEFPKLV; from the coding sequence TTGGCAAACGGTACATTCCAATCTGATAAATCAAAGAAGGGTATAATCCAGAGCTTGAAAACATATCTCAGGGTGCTAAAGCTTACAAAAAAGCCATCCAGAGAAGAATTTCTGATGATCTCAAAGATTGCAGCTATTGGTATCCTAGTTGTTGGTACAATAGGATTTATAATCTATCTACTGCTTACAGAATTTCCAAAGTTGGTGTAA
- a CDS encoding transcription elongation factor Spt5, whose protein sequence is MASEDEESAIFVVKTTANQERSVAVMLTQIAKKDRLDIRSILAPDELKGYILIESPRASIVEQAIQTVPHARSIVKGQSSLDEIMHFLTPKPTVTGITEGAIIEITSGPFKGEKARVKRVDEGHEEITVELFDAVVPIPITIRGDTVRVLKKEEQS, encoded by the coding sequence ATGGCATCAGAGGATGAGGAATCCGCAATATTTGTAGTTAAGACTACAGCAAATCAGGAACGTTCAGTTGCAGTCATGTTAACACAGATTGCGAAAAAGGACAGACTGGATATACGTTCAATTCTGGCTCCTGATGAACTTAAAGGATACATATTGATCGAATCTCCCAGGGCAAGTATTGTGGAACAGGCTATACAGACAGTACCCCATGCCAGATCTATTGTGAAGGGACAGTCCAGTCTGGATGAGATCATGCATTTCCTCACACCAAAGCCAACTGTGACCGGAATAACTGAGGGAGCGATCATTGAGATTACCTCTGGTCCTTTCAAAGGTGAAAAGGCCCGGGTAAAACGTGTTGATGAAGGACATGAAGAAATCACTGTGGAGCTGTTTGATGCTGTGGTGCCAATTCCTATAACAATCAGAGGAGATACTGTAAGGGTACTTAAAAAGGAAGAACAGTCCTGA
- a CDS encoding 50S ribosomal protein L11, protein MASVVEALVAGGKANPGPPLGPALGPLGVNIKDVVDKINEATRDYNGMQVPVKIIVDEKKNFEIEVGTPPTSALLMKEAGVEKGTGESGTNVIGDLKIEQISKVARMKRNDILSYSLKSAAKEIIGSCVPLGITVEGLSPRECQKAIDEGQFDERFDSEEW, encoded by the coding sequence ATGGCAAGTGTTGTGGAAGCATTAGTAGCTGGTGGAAAGGCAAATCCTGGTCCACCTCTTGGTCCGGCCCTTGGTCCACTGGGAGTAAACATCAAGGATGTTGTCGATAAGATAAATGAAGCTACCAGAGACTATAATGGAATGCAGGTTCCGGTAAAGATCATTGTAGATGAGAAAAAGAATTTTGAGATTGAAGTTGGAACCCCTCCAACATCTGCACTCCTGATGAAAGAAGCAGGTGTTGAAAAGGGAACCGGAGAATCGGGAACAAATGTGATAGGTGATCTTAAAATCGAACAGATCTCAAAAGTTGCCCGTATGAAAAGGAACGATATACTCTCATATTCACTTAAATCGGCAGCAAAAGAAATAATTGGAAGCTGTGTGCCACTGGGAATCACCGTGGAGGGACTTTCCCCCAGAGAGTGCCAGAAAGCTATCGATGAAGGACAGTTCGATGAGCGTTTTGATTCAGAAGAATGGTAA
- a CDS encoding 50S ribosomal protein L1, whose protein sequence is MVDNSIVEAVNKLLEESKPRGFEESVDLAINLKNLDLSQPKNRIDEEIILPNGLGKERKVAIFAKGDVALKAKNAGADYIFSEEDIKDLASDKSRARGLANECDFFIAEAQYMPMIGKSLGTVLGPRGKMPIPFTGDRDIASVINTLKNSIRIRSKDKLTFHVSVGRRNLGTDELAENIETVVHRIENALEKGKQNLKSIHVTTTMGSSVRVV, encoded by the coding sequence ATGGTAGATAATAGTATAGTAGAAGCCGTTAACAAATTACTTGAAGAATCCAAACCTAGAGGCTTTGAGGAAAGTGTTGACCTGGCAATAAATCTAAAGAACCTGGATTTGAGTCAACCAAAAAACCGGATTGACGAAGAAATAATACTTCCAAACGGTCTTGGCAAGGAGCGCAAGGTTGCAATCTTTGCAAAAGGAGACGTTGCACTCAAAGCAAAGAATGCAGGTGCAGATTATATATTCTCTGAAGAGGATATCAAAGATCTGGCTTCGGATAAATCAAGGGCAAGGGGGCTTGCAAATGAATGTGATTTCTTTATTGCAGAAGCCCAGTACATGCCAATGATAGGTAAATCGCTTGGTACCGTCCTTGGTCCCAGGGGTAAAATGCCGATTCCGTTCACAGGTGACAGAGATATTGCCAGTGTGATCAACACCCTGAAGAACTCTATACGTATAAGATCTAAGGACAAGCTTACTTTTCATGTTTCAGTTGGAAGAAGGAATCTCGGAACAGATGAACTGGCCGAGAATATTGAAACAGTTGTCCACAGGATAGAAAATGCTCTTGAAAAGGGTAAGCAGAATCTTAAATCGATACACGTAACAACCACTATGGGTTCATCCGTGAGGGTGGTATGA
- a CDS encoding 50S ribosomal protein L10 — MEETLHHTEHVPQWKKEEIENIKELIRSYPLFAVAGIGGIPAKQFQIMRRELKDTAVIKVSRNTLIERALNQADENIGQMNEFVELQTALMFTNENPFKLYKLLEQSKTPSPIKAGTVAPKDISVEKGPTSFPPGPILGDLQSVGIPAAIEQGKVVIKENKVVAKKGETVSQKLAAMLARLEIYPLEVGVDLRAVYENGSIFTPDVLSIDEEQYFQDITTAFQKAFNLSFNAAYPTAANINVLISTAVSRSRNVGVFAGVLEPEIMGSLLGKAYSQMLSLASAASAKDESVLDEKLKEALGAAVSAATAAPQETTESTEQETEEEEEEEESEEGGMAGLGALFG; from the coding sequence ATGGAAGAAACACTACATCACACAGAACATGTCCCTCAGTGGAAGAAGGAAGAAATTGAAAATATCAAGGAGCTCATCCGATCATATCCACTGTTTGCAGTCGCCGGAATCGGAGGAATACCTGCAAAACAGTTCCAGATCATGAGAAGGGAACTTAAGGATACAGCAGTTATCAAGGTATCCAGAAATACCCTCATCGAAAGAGCACTAAACCAGGCAGATGAGAATATAGGTCAGATGAATGAGTTCGTTGAACTTCAGACTGCACTGATGTTTACAAATGAAAATCCTTTCAAGCTATACAAGCTGCTGGAGCAGAGTAAAACACCATCTCCTATAAAAGCAGGTACAGTTGCTCCAAAAGATATTAGTGTAGAAAAGGGTCCAACCAGTTTCCCTCCTGGCCCAATACTTGGTGATCTGCAGAGTGTAGGTATTCCTGCTGCTATAGAACAGGGAAAGGTCGTTATCAAGGAGAACAAGGTTGTTGCCAAAAAGGGGGAAACAGTTTCTCAGAAACTTGCAGCAATGCTTGCAAGACTGGAAATATACCCACTTGAAGTTGGTGTGGATCTTAGAGCAGTCTATGAGAACGGATCCATATTTACACCGGATGTACTTTCAATTGATGAAGAACAGTATTTCCAGGATATTACAACTGCTTTCCAGAAAGCATTCAACCTTTCATTCAACGCAGCCTATCCAACTGCAGCCAACATCAATGTCCTTATCTCAACTGCAGTATCCAGATCACGCAATGTTGGTGTATTTGCAGGTGTGCTTGAACCTGAGATTATGGGCAGTTTACTGGGTAAAGCATATTCCCAGATGCTCTCACTTGCATCTGCAGCATCAGCTAAAGATGAAAGTGTGCTGGATGAAAAACTGAAGGAAGCGCTTGGAGCTGCAGTATCTGCCGCAACAGCCGCTCCACAGGAAACTACAGAAAGCACAGAACAGGAAACTGAAGAGGAAGAAGAGGAAGAGGAATCCGAGGAAGGCGGTATGGCTGGACTTGGTGCACTATTTGGATAA
- the rpl12p gene encoding 50S ribosomal protein P1, translating into MEYIYAALLMHSAGKEITEDGITSVLEAAGVEVNEARVKALIAALEDVDIEEAMASAAFAAPGAAAPAAEAEAPAAEEEKAEEEEEEEESEESGMAGLGALFG; encoded by the coding sequence ATGGAATACATATATGCAGCACTTTTGATGCACAGCGCAGGAAAAGAAATTACAGAAGATGGAATTACTTCCGTACTGGAAGCCGCAGGAGTAGAGGTTAACGAAGCACGGGTAAAAGCCCTTATAGCAGCTCTTGAAGATGTAGATATCGAAGAAGCAATGGCATCTGCCGCTTTTGCAGCTCCTGGTGCCGCAGCTCCTGCAGCAGAAGCTGAAGCTCCTGCAGCAGAAGAGGAGAAGGCAGAAGAGGAAGAGGAAGAAGAGGAATCCGAAGAAAGCGGTATGGCTGGACTCGGAGCCCTGTTTGGATAA